A window of the Sporomusaceae bacterium genome harbors these coding sequences:
- a CDS encoding MBL fold metallo-hydrolase, protein MKRWVRKMLLALVIGIVILSIGVGFYIRQPKFGTLPHGARLESIRNSPNYADGKFRNLMPTPQFSSGNNTASVWWYFLFEKKERLIPTASIPAVKTDLKSLDKGRDEVVWLGHSSYYIQLGGKRVLIDPVFSPSAAPVSFANKAFAGTNQYTAEDMPEIDYLLISHDHWDHLDYPTIMALKPKVKAVVCGLGVGSYFAEWGFEQKLVHEVDWFTALEFGDGFTVHVLPSRHFSGRLLTRNKTLWTGFALVTPERRIFYSGDGGYGPHFKQIGEMLNGFDLAIMENGQYDRNWPYIHMMPEEAAQAAEDLKAKALLPGHSGKFSIANHPWDEPFKRITAASASRGYRLVTPMIGESVDLANQQQLFSRWWEKVEHITAK, encoded by the coding sequence ATGAAGAGATGGGTAAGAAAAATGCTATTGGCCTTGGTAATAGGTATTGTCATCTTGTCGATCGGTGTAGGCTTTTATATCCGGCAGCCTAAGTTCGGAACATTGCCCCATGGCGCCCGCCTTGAAAGCATCCGAAACTCGCCTAATTACGCTGACGGGAAATTTCGGAATCTGATGCCCACTCCTCAATTCAGCTCAGGAAACAACACTGCTTCCGTATGGTGGTACTTTCTGTTTGAGAAGAAAGAGCGGCTGATACCGACAGCTTCCATTCCTGCCGTAAAAACAGACTTGAAGAGCCTGGACAAAGGGCGGGATGAGGTTGTCTGGCTTGGCCATTCGTCGTACTATATCCAGCTTGGCGGCAAGAGGGTTCTGATCGATCCGGTGTTCAGTCCTTCTGCGGCGCCTGTTTCTTTCGCCAACAAGGCGTTTGCCGGGACGAATCAATATACGGCCGAGGATATGCCGGAAATCGATTATCTGCTCATTTCCCACGATCATTGGGACCATCTGGACTATCCCACGATTATGGCCCTGAAGCCCAAGGTCAAAGCTGTTGTCTGCGGTTTGGGTGTTGGGTCGTATTTCGCGGAATGGGGCTTTGAGCAAAAGCTCGTCCATGAGGTCGACTGGTTTACGGCGCTGGAATTTGGCGATGGCTTCACCGTCCATGTATTGCCGTCACGCCATTTTTCCGGCCGTCTATTAACCAGAAACAAGACTTTGTGGACCGGCTTCGCCCTGGTAACGCCTGAGCGCCGTATATTTTACAGCGGCGACGGCGGCTATGGGCCGCATTTCAAGCAGATTGGCGAGATGCTCAACGGATTCGACCTGGCAATTATGGAAAACGGCCAGTACGACAGAAACTGGCCGTATATCCACATGATGCCGGAAGAGGCAGCGCAAGCCGCCGAAGATCTGAAAGCCAAGGCGTTGTTGCCGGGGCACTCAGGCAAGTTCTCGATCGCCAACCACCCGTGGGATGAGCCGTTCAAGCGTATTACCGCGGCTAGCGCCAGTAGAGGGTACAGGCTTGTTACCCCGATGATCGGGGAGTCGGTAGACCTTGCGAACCAACAGCAGTTGTTTTCCCGCTGGTGGGAAAAGGTCGAACATATTACTGCAAAATGA
- a CDS encoding cupin domain-containing protein, whose product MRIDPLFDANDSAPFSAAYVTFEPGARTAWHTHPTGQRLVVTAGAGLIQERGGPIVEIRPGDVVWWAPGVKHWHGASPTTAMTHIALTGVLDGQAAVWLEQVGDRQYEVKHP is encoded by the coding sequence GTGCGTATCGACCCTCTATTTGATGCCAACGATTCGGCCCCCTTTTCCGCTGCTTACGTTACGTTCGAGCCGGGCGCCCGAACCGCCTGGCATACCCATCCGACCGGGCAGCGCCTTGTAGTTACCGCCGGCGCCGGCCTGATTCAGGAGCGGGGTGGTCCTATCGTCGAGATTCGGCCAGGCGATGTCGTCTGGTGGGCGCCTGGAGTCAAGCATTGGCACGGCGCCTCGCCAACCACGGCGATGACGCATATCGCCCTCACGGGAGTGCTCGACGGCCAAGCCGCCGTATGGCTGGAGCAGGTCGGCGACAGGCAATACGAAGTAAAGCACCCTTAA
- a CDS encoding DUF362 domain-containing protein, with the protein MATSDNHEGKKTGDFTRRDFLKAAGGTMALAAIPSFLQLSAHAQASGQPQVTWDGSHAVSPHDPNKPVVYFTRDLSAEGVQKIYEKINKGVTGRVGIKLHTGEPHGPNLLPIEYIKNLQSKIPGSAIVECNVLYKGPRRETATHRETIKTNGFDFCPVDILDADGDVMLPVVGLKEFLDQYMDNFQGPYPFERGVHLHEVAIGKNVLKYDSLLVYTHFKGHTMGGFGGSLKNIGIGMASGKVGKRMIHGEGWLGGNGFHERMVESGKAITEHFKGHIAYINVLKNISVDCDCAGASAAKPTCDDIGIIGSTDILAADQACIDLIYQLPASERRDIVERIESRSGLHQLEYMEALGMGSREYNLIEI; encoded by the coding sequence ATGGCGACATCGGATAACCATGAAGGGAAAAAGACCGGTGATTTTACCAGGCGTGATTTTTTAAAGGCGGCCGGCGGCACGATGGCCCTGGCGGCGATCCCCTCGTTTCTGCAGTTATCGGCGCACGCCCAGGCGAGTGGGCAGCCACAAGTGACCTGGGATGGCTCGCATGCGGTATCGCCGCATGACCCGAACAAGCCGGTTGTCTATTTTACCAGGGACTTAAGCGCGGAAGGCGTTCAAAAGATTTATGAAAAGATTAACAAGGGAGTTACCGGCAGAGTCGGGATTAAACTGCATACCGGCGAACCGCATGGACCGAATCTCTTGCCGATCGAGTACATCAAAAACCTGCAAAGCAAGATTCCCGGCAGCGCCATCGTCGAGTGCAACGTGCTTTACAAAGGTCCGCGCCGGGAAACGGCGACGCACCGCGAAACAATCAAGACCAACGGCTTCGATTTCTGTCCCGTCGACATCCTCGACGCCGATGGCGATGTAATGCTGCCGGTAGTAGGATTGAAAGAATTTCTCGACCAATACATGGATAATTTCCAGGGCCCCTACCCTTTTGAGCGGGGAGTTCATCTTCACGAGGTCGCAATAGGCAAGAACGTCCTCAAATATGATTCGCTGCTGGTTTATACGCATTTCAAGGGCCATACCATGGGCGGTTTCGGCGGCTCCTTAAAGAACATCGGCATCGGCATGGCCTCCGGCAAAGTAGGTAAGAGAATGATCCATGGGGAAGGCTGGCTGGGGGGCAACGGATTCCATGAACGGATGGTGGAATCCGGCAAGGCTATAACCGAGCATTTCAAAGGTCATATCGCCTACATCAACGTTCTGAAAAACATCTCCGTCGACTGTGACTGCGCGGGGGCCAGCGCCGCCAAACCGACTTGCGACGATATCGGAATAATCGGTTCAACGGATATACTTGCTGCCGACCAGGCGTGCATCGACCTCATCTATCAGCTGCCTGCCAGCGAGCGCCGCGATATCGTCGAACGCATCGAATCCCGCAGCGGCCTCCATCAGCTCGAATATATGGAAGCATTGGGCATGGGCAGCCGGGAATACAATCTGATCGAAATTTGA